One region of Thermoplasma sp. Kam2015 genomic DNA includes:
- a CDS encoding carbohydrate ABC transporter permease — protein sequence MFRSERRKRNMNVGETAKTYLIYAISIILAIVYLVPFYWTVIKAFRNSIFANFPPNMDPLSQTSISYFITNLRTVWGFGDFPLWYFNSVFVSICVVAGSVFVGMLAGYAFARLRFPGRDYLFYAVLATLMIPFPVISIASYVFMLDLNWLSTYQGLILPQIASALDVFIMRQYFLTIPEEVELAAKIDGMRPWQIFFRVSAPMAKPAIAAATIFSFIGSWNNFLWPLMEVHSLNMFTLPLVLNFFKGANGTQIYWNQMMTVNILTMIPTIVIFVVFEKYFISGISMNYYR from the coding sequence GTGTTCAGAAGCGAACGAAGAAAAAGGAATATGAACGTTGGTGAAACCGCAAAGACCTATCTTATATATGCCATTTCCATAATTCTTGCCATTGTCTACCTTGTTCCCTTTTACTGGACAGTGATAAAGGCGTTCAGAAACAGCATATTTGCCAATTTCCCGCCCAATATGGATCCGCTGAGCCAGACGAGCATATCGTATTTCATAACAAATCTTAGAACTGTGTGGGGATTTGGCGACTTCCCACTGTGGTATTTCAACAGCGTCTTCGTTTCCATATGCGTTGTAGCTGGAAGCGTATTCGTGGGAATGCTTGCTGGATATGCCTTTGCGAGGCTCAGATTTCCTGGAAGGGATTATCTTTTTTACGCAGTCCTGGCTACACTGATGATACCGTTCCCAGTTATATCCATTGCGTCCTACGTGTTCATGCTTGACCTGAACTGGCTCAGCACGTATCAGGGTCTGATCCTTCCGCAGATTGCCTCTGCTCTGGATGTCTTCATAATGAGGCAGTATTTCCTCACCATACCGGAGGAGGTGGAGCTGGCTGCGAAGATCGACGGCATGAGGCCATGGCAGATATTCTTCAGGGTGAGCGCGCCAATGGCAAAACCGGCAATAGCGGCAGCAACCATATTCTCGTTCATAGGATCATGGAACAATTTCCTGTGGCCTCTCATGGAGGTTCACAGCCTCAACATGTTCACGCTTCCTCTGGTTCTCAACTTTTTCAAGGGTGCTAATGGAACGCAGATATACTGGAATCAGATGATGACTGTAAACATTCTCACCATGATACCTACTATAGTCATATTCGTCGTATTCGAGAAGTACTTCATAAGTGGCATATCCATGAATTATTACAGGTGA
- a CDS encoding TrmB family transcriptional regulator — protein sequence MTDNELGSNPDHANIISILQDLGLTENESRVYILLLEYGSMAAQDILRYLPLRQPQLYDITSSLERKGFINILLGRPKKYEAVDPEAVVEAREQIISRNRRYFLNWANRAMETRRETTALINAKNIRSVINNSIELINEASRTLEIETTWELYGYLGSSIARKVREGCRVELLFFGADIHESDLENEFMDLDIDIKYVAPGQFYTVISDEKNSVFMPRSVAMNMEIERYGYVIRDKDMSWFITHNFFVGWYRGEEIRSHPVRPSYTYYSQRVLVNDLKRLFRSGKRMKGVLDGTFRSTGDHFRSEGEVIGIDSDTEIINFTFKTEKGQYKVGGYDSQIEDIVMKSFTVMSIEDAKR from the coding sequence ATGACGGACAATGAACTCGGAAGCAATCCAGATCATGCCAACATAATATCGATATTACAGGATCTGGGGCTCACAGAGAATGAATCGAGGGTCTATATACTGCTGCTGGAGTATGGCAGCATGGCCGCTCAGGATATACTTAGATATCTCCCGCTCAGACAGCCTCAACTGTACGATATCACGTCGAGTCTGGAGAGGAAAGGTTTCATAAACATACTGCTGGGCCGTCCGAAAAAATACGAGGCTGTCGATCCAGAGGCTGTCGTTGAAGCCAGGGAACAGATAATAAGCAGGAACAGAAGATATTTCCTCAACTGGGCCAACCGTGCAATGGAGACAAGGAGGGAGACCACAGCATTGATCAATGCAAAGAACATCAGGAGTGTGATAAACAACTCTATAGAACTTATCAATGAAGCGAGCAGGACTCTGGAGATAGAGACGACGTGGGAACTCTATGGATACCTAGGCAGCTCAATAGCAAGAAAAGTGAGGGAGGGATGCCGCGTTGAACTTCTCTTCTTCGGTGCGGATATCCATGAATCTGATCTTGAGAATGAATTCATGGATCTGGATATAGACATAAAATATGTTGCACCTGGCCAGTTCTACACCGTAATATCGGATGAGAAGAACTCTGTTTTCATGCCGAGAAGCGTCGCGATGAACATGGAGATCGAAAGGTATGGATACGTTATAAGGGACAAGGACATGTCATGGTTCATCACGCATAATTTCTTTGTGGGATGGTATCGCGGAGAGGAGATAAGGAGTCACCCTGTTAGGCCTTCATATACCTATTATTCCCAGAGGGTGCTTGTGAATGATCTGAAGAGGCTGTTCAGGAGTGGTAAAAGGATGAAAGGCGTGCTTGATGGAACGTTCAGATCAACCGGTGATCATTTCAGGTCGGAGGGAGAGGTGATAGGGATAGATTCTGACACGGAGATCATCAACTTCACGTTTAAAACAGAGAAAGGGCAGTATAAGGTGGGCGGCTATGATTCACAGATAGAGGACATAGTGATGAAGTCGTTCACGGTTATGTCCATAGAGGACGCGAAACGATGA
- a CDS encoding MFS transporter: MDEEKVSVVHKTEVKRSQVRWVIVSLLFTAILFNYADREIWIVSEPAFAYAFGWSHSATALTATAIHNISLILFFWSLSYAIFNFPGGWIVDKLGLRKSMTTMFAIWSVFTALTAATFNFISMAIVRVIMGAGEGPVWPINSKVVKGWANRYDESKSFTLAGAGQAVGPVIGLVAGGILVTLFGWQAAFILFGVLGLIFAGIWYFYVRDRPAEDSKVNSEELAYIREGKSEEEKEEKVLPSRISWKISAKMIFGTQAGWGTFLVFLSFGYVLFTFLYWLPPLMFSTFAHTVEKSGLYSAAIDVALIAGFLGSGPFNDGLLKRFPDNKPLARRLGAIIPMVLMIIMVGMSYFTGKAHNLVGTAIFLGIGSGLMNLTVGSWAVNAVDLAPAGTSATVYGIYNGSLNFVGAFNSIIEGALFIKYGPVLAFTSSIIFMLMFLGGYLGLIRKKTWERAMEYKEQLSKEAYSYLKG, translated from the coding sequence GTGGACGAAGAAAAGGTTTCTGTTGTTCATAAAACCGAAGTTAAGAGAAGTCAGGTGAGATGGGTCATAGTTTCTCTGCTGTTCACGGCCATTCTGTTCAACTACGCTGACAGAGAGATATGGATCGTGTCAGAGCCTGCCTTTGCCTATGCATTTGGGTGGTCTCATTCAGCAACGGCTCTCACTGCCACTGCAATACACAATATTTCCCTGATACTGTTTTTCTGGTCTCTTTCATACGCAATATTCAATTTTCCTGGTGGCTGGATAGTGGATAAGCTTGGTCTGAGAAAATCCATGACGACCATGTTTGCAATCTGGTCAGTTTTCACGGCTCTAACAGCGGCGACATTCAATTTCATCAGCATGGCCATCGTCAGGGTCATAATGGGTGCTGGTGAGGGGCCTGTCTGGCCCATAAACTCAAAAGTGGTGAAGGGCTGGGCGAACAGATACGACGAATCAAAGTCGTTTACGCTGGCCGGTGCTGGACAGGCGGTTGGGCCAGTCATCGGCCTTGTTGCCGGAGGCATACTCGTCACGCTCTTTGGTTGGCAGGCAGCCTTCATACTGTTCGGTGTTCTGGGGCTTATCTTTGCCGGCATCTGGTATTTCTACGTACGAGATAGACCGGCGGAGGACTCGAAGGTCAACAGCGAGGAGCTAGCGTACATCAGGGAGGGCAAGAGCGAGGAGGAGAAGGAAGAAAAGGTTCTGCCATCGAGGATCAGCTGGAAGATCTCAGCCAAGATGATATTCGGAACGCAGGCAGGTTGGGGCACATTCCTTGTTTTTCTCTCATTTGGTTATGTCCTTTTCACCTTCCTGTACTGGCTTCCACCACTGATGTTCTCTACCTTCGCACATACGGTTGAAAAAAGCGGGCTCTATTCCGCAGCCATAGATGTGGCTCTAATCGCAGGATTCCTCGGTTCCGGGCCGTTCAACGACGGTCTTCTGAAGAGATTTCCTGACAACAAGCCGCTGGCAAGAAGGCTAGGCGCTATAATACCCATGGTTCTCATGATCATAATGGTGGGCATGTCCTACTTCACCGGGAAAGCGCATAACCTTGTCGGAACGGCAATATTCCTTGGCATAGGAAGCGGGCTCATGAATCTCACGGTAGGATCATGGGCTGTGAATGCGGTGGATCTAGCGCCAGCTGGAACCTCCGCTACCGTATACGGAATATACAACGGTTCGCTCAATTTTGTCGGCGCTTTCAACTCCATAATCGAAGGTGCACTGTTCATCAAGTATGGTCCTGTCCTTGCATTCACCAGCTCTATCATATTCATGCTGATGTTCCTTGGGGGTTATCTTGGTCTCATAAGGAAGAAGACGTGGGAAAGGGCGATGGAGTACAAGGAGCAACTTTCAAAAGAGGCTTACTCATACCTCAAGGGGTGA
- the deoC gene encoding deoxyribose-phosphate aldolase produces the protein MKYTVEQIMRLVDHSGLKPYLTEDDIRNLVEEAHMMGNYAVCIEPIYGKLALDLIKSKKYHIKLDVTLDFPFGSLSTTSRKKIIEDMDYADEVDIVVPMGYVKSHRWDLVDQDLKGIVRTAKDMGLVIKIITEDGYLTREEKDRIYDSVIRSNPDFIKTSTGFADKEYCRSLGNVSGADPENVRLMASKASELGSDIGIKAAGGIHTYSEVERIIDASGRPIDPERLRIGMSGTRKLFEEMLAMKKA, from the coding sequence TTGAAATACACTGTAGAACAGATCATGCGGCTGGTTGATCACAGCGGGCTTAAGCCGTATCTGACCGAGGACGACATAAGAAACCTCGTGGAGGAGGCCCATATGATGGGCAATTATGCAGTCTGCATCGAGCCCATATACGGCAAGTTAGCTCTTGATCTCATAAAGTCCAAGAAGTACCATATAAAGCTTGACGTCACGTTAGATTTCCCATTCGGATCGCTTTCTACAACTTCAAGGAAGAAGATCATAGAGGACATGGATTACGCCGATGAGGTTGACATCGTCGTTCCTATGGGGTATGTGAAATCCCACCGCTGGGATCTTGTCGATCAGGATCTTAAGGGTATCGTTAGAACTGCAAAGGACATGGGTCTTGTCATAAAGATCATAACTGAGGACGGTTATCTGACTCGCGAAGAGAAGGACAGGATCTACGATTCGGTGATAAGATCGAACCCGGATTTCATAAAAACAAGCACCGGCTTTGCAGATAAGGAGTACTGTAGATCTCTGGGAAATGTCTCTGGTGCAGATCCAGAAAACGTGAGGCTGATGGCTAGCAAGGCCAGCGAACTTGGATCAGATATCGGTATAAAGGCCGCAGGCGGCATCCACACGTACAGTGAGGTGGAAAGGATAATAGACGCCAGTGGTAGACCGATCGATCCTGAGAGGCTGAGGATAGGCATGAGCGGAACAAGGAAGCTCTTTGAGGAGATGCTCGCAATGAAGAAGGCCTGA
- a CDS encoding RNA-guided endonuclease TnpB family protein has product MILTFKIKHNRDFSIELKKAKLIANFAIKTHTLSSKDVKQFGLKSIIANQILRKYSRNKKIKNVKSVKLTIPNQGIHVDKEKHEIYIPSLKLTFPYIFRNDFEKINQIEIGDVYAYVSVTVPDKRLIEPQVWLGIDRNTTGHIAVVAEPQTGKVWKLGKRAEHIHRKYREIRRKLQKAKKYRLLKKIKNRESRIIRDLNHKVSRKIIEIAKEQNSGVKLEKLDGIRNNKRHTKSFNYGLNSWSFYQLQKFIEYKAKLDGIPITYVEPRYTSKECSRCGSIGIREDKSFKCPNCGHVDHADANASFNIALRPPLVEDAGQLHTDRDACKGSTDTPRGATPRTTETSEPPSL; this is encoded by the coding sequence ATGATCTTAACATTTAAAATCAAGCATAATAGGGATTTCTCCATCGAATTAAAAAAAGCTAAGCTGATTGCTAATTTTGCGATAAAAACGCATACTCTTTCTTCGAAGGACGTCAAACAATTCGGTCTGAAGAGCATCATAGCAAACCAGATATTGAGAAAGTATTCGAGGAACAAGAAGATAAAAAATGTTAAGAGCGTGAAACTGACGATACCTAACCAAGGGATTCATGTGGATAAGGAGAAGCATGAAATATACATACCCTCTTTGAAACTAACTTTTCCATACATCTTCAGAAATGATTTCGAAAAAATTAATCAGATTGAGATAGGCGATGTGTACGCTTATGTATCTGTGACCGTGCCTGATAAACGATTAATTGAGCCACAGGTATGGCTTGGGATTGACAGGAATACAACAGGACACATTGCTGTCGTTGCCGAACCTCAAACAGGGAAGGTGTGGAAGCTTGGAAAGCGTGCGGAACACATACACAGGAAATACAGGGAAATTAGGAGGAAGCTTCAGAAAGCAAAGAAATACAGACTGTTGAAGAAGATTAAGAACAGGGAAAGCAGGATAATAAGGGATTTGAACCATAAGGTATCAAGGAAGATTATAGAAATAGCCAAAGAACAGAACTCTGGAGTGAAACTTGAAAAACTTGATGGCATAAGGAATAACAAGAGACACACCAAATCATTCAACTATGGCCTGAACTCATGGTCTTTCTATCAGCTCCAGAAATTCATTGAGTACAAGGCAAAGCTTGACGGTATTCCCATAACCTATGTTGAGCCGAGATACACATCGAAAGAGTGTTCTCGGTGTGGAAGCATAGGGATTAGGGAGGACAAATCATTTAAGTGTCCTAATTGTGGACACGTTGACCACGCCGACGCCAACGCTTCGTTCAATATAGCGTTGCGTCCACCTTTAGTGGAAGACGCAGGTCAATTGCACACAGACAGGGATGCGTGCAAGGGGAGCACTGATACCCCCAGAGGGGCAACTCCGAGAACGACGGAGACCTCAGAACCTCCGTCGCTTTAG
- the tnpA gene encoding IS200/IS605 family transposase gives MEIANKEKEYHYEDHMVYSCQYHVIFCPKYRRSVLNPPIDGRLKQLILEKQDDYRYKVLEMEVMPDHVHLLIDVNPKRGVYYVVNRIKGYTSHVLREEFPELKRKLPTLWTHSKFISSVGAVTLEIVKKYIEEQKGV, from the coding sequence ATGGAAATAGCCAACAAGGAAAAGGAATACCATTATGAAGATCATATGGTGTACAGCTGTCAGTACCATGTAATATTTTGCCCGAAATATAGGAGAAGTGTGCTTAACCCACCAATTGATGGTCGGTTGAAACAGTTAATCCTTGAAAAGCAGGATGATTATAGATACAAGGTGCTTGAGATGGAGGTGATGCCAGATCATGTGCATCTTCTTATAGACGTGAATCCGAAGAGAGGTGTGTATTATGTTGTGAACAGAATTAAGGGATATACTTCGCATGTACTTAGGGAAGAGTTTCCAGAACTGAAGAGAAAGCTTCCAACCCTGTGGACACATTCAAAATTCATTTCTTCTGTAGGCGCAGTGACACTTGAGATTGTGAAGAAATATATAGAGGAGCAGAAAGGTGTATGA
- a CDS encoding carbohydrate ABC transporter permease: MESNIYNKENIKVGERKKRKDPEEMTGIIFVIPLMIFITVFTFFPAIYSFAISLFHYDPFFHSIYFVGINNYVDVVRDPAFLIALINVLIYTAVVVTIQTFLAFGYALLFNTASRISRIARAIVFIPAVVSPVSMSIIFIWVFSNTGLVNYILSFFGIPPHNWLFSTRYAFPAIMAMNIFTTAPYFMIVYSAGLQSIPQEVMDAAKIDGLKSGLRRFRYIYFPLMRFSTILVVILGLTGAMQLFDQIYVITDGGPARATYVPLMYIYNRTFVYIGDIGLAAAASFVLFVIILVLTITQRRVITERRW; this comes from the coding sequence GTGGAATCAAATATATACAATAAGGAAAACATAAAAGTGGGAGAGAGGAAAAAACGCAAGGACCCGGAGGAGATGACCGGGATCATATTCGTGATCCCGCTCATGATCTTCATAACGGTCTTCACCTTTTTCCCGGCGATATATTCTTTTGCCATAAGCCTGTTTCATTATGATCCGTTCTTCCACAGCATATATTTTGTTGGTATCAACAATTACGTTGATGTAGTAAGAGATCCAGCTTTTTTGATCGCATTGATAAATGTTCTGATATACACCGCAGTGGTAGTCACGATTCAGACCTTCTTGGCCTTCGGTTATGCTCTGCTGTTCAATACGGCATCGAGAATAAGCAGAATCGCAAGAGCCATCGTTTTCATTCCGGCCGTCGTCTCGCCGGTATCAATGTCGATCATATTCATATGGGTATTCTCCAACACGGGGCTGGTAAACTACATATTATCGTTCTTTGGAATCCCTCCGCATAACTGGCTCTTCAGCACCAGATATGCATTTCCAGCCATAATGGCCATGAATATATTCACAACCGCACCCTATTTCATGATCGTATACTCTGCAGGGCTGCAGTCCATACCGCAGGAGGTCATGGACGCGGCCAAGATAGACGGCCTCAAGTCAGGACTCAGGAGGTTCAGATACATATACTTCCCATTGATGAGATTTTCCACCATACTTGTGGTGATCCTTGGGTTGACCGGGGCGATGCAGCTCTTCGATCAGATATACGTTATAACGGATGGCGGACCTGCCAGGGCAACCTACGTGCCGCTCATGTACATATACAACAGAACCTTCGTTTACATAGGCGACATAGGGCTTGCAGCTGCCGCATCCTTTGTCCTTTTCGTGATCATACTCGTGCTGACGATCACCCAGAGAAGAGTCATAACCGAGAGGAGGTGGTGA
- a CDS encoding amylo-alpha-1,6-glucosidase — translation MVLPGRSRKLIEEARGLNNEDNYRDMRHWVFTPHEYLQSYNYSMIKGTKAHFIAYLNGTIVRSDMHRSRVGYWKGSLNHIASMDGYLKGKPLSSVFSKYVRGLGYIYRQYSGMERIDYISEADGSLHIQMLSSDRQNLSLSFQIGHSAAWPSRSTAETFDFVIDDKRVSVSSDIAHTSITINSPDRIEITASDDTVFVSFHDLTEAEIIISDTDSEGSGDMDETLKYHEQVADIAVLETPDPKFNKLFLWAKHDLLEFYSITEKGSGWFAGFPVYSWFFGRDGLWMALAANMVGLSDLTANHMSTLFRYSDHGRIPHEIGLGDGGDQGYSIGDVRFNTMYMSIDSSPLWLMVNASLENWSRRFFSSQDAKVVFDFCKTCDVDNDGLLENDFKRGLIGWPETWANIRNGKTVDVNALWLEVLRLYGKKFGGTEYVKARDRYMSTFFSDAQSVDFVDEGSHIIRSAMQFVPGIFMKDESVKQRILDISRGVMTPWGIRSMSVYDPMYDGGYHTGTVWPLMTGWFVMAAYNNGAPDLAFEQLRSFVDLAFSAADPGRINETYDAMSPTPTGQFAQGWSSSMFVMSVMRGMLNMDPMEFDPSRYSGGHQLPDNWDRVRVYNIPWRDRIFDMTFTRDSFSFREITQTASEGASR, via the coding sequence ATGGTACTTCCAGGAAGGTCAAGGAAGCTGATTGAGGAGGCCAGAGGCCTGAATAATGAAGATAACTACAGGGACATGCGACACTGGGTCTTTACGCCGCATGAATACTTGCAGTCCTATAATTACAGCATGATCAAGGGAACCAAGGCGCATTTCATAGCATATCTGAACGGCACCATAGTTCGATCGGATATGCACAGATCCAGGGTAGGTTACTGGAAGGGGAGTCTAAACCACATTGCTTCAATGGATGGGTATCTGAAAGGGAAACCGCTGTCATCAGTCTTTTCTAAATATGTGAGAGGGCTCGGATACATATACAGGCAGTATAGCGGGATGGAAAGGATAGATTACATATCCGAGGCGGACGGATCACTGCACATACAGATGCTATCTTCCGACAGACAGAATCTATCGCTCTCCTTCCAGATAGGGCACTCGGCAGCGTGGCCTTCCAGATCGACGGCGGAGACCTTTGATTTTGTCATTGATGATAAGCGAGTTTCCGTTTCGTCCGATATCGCTCATACATCGATCACAATAAATTCTCCTGATCGCATCGAAATAACGGCGTCAGATGATACCGTGTTTGTATCGTTTCATGACCTAACTGAGGCTGAGATAATCATATCAGACACAGATAGTGAGGGCAGCGGGGATATGGATGAAACGCTGAAGTACCATGAACAAGTTGCAGATATAGCTGTGCTGGAAACACCGGATCCCAAATTCAACAAACTTTTCCTTTGGGCAAAGCACGATCTCCTTGAGTTCTATTCCATTACCGAGAAGGGAAGCGGTTGGTTTGCAGGGTTTCCGGTGTATTCATGGTTCTTCGGCAGGGATGGCCTCTGGATGGCGCTAGCTGCGAATATGGTTGGCCTATCGGATCTGACGGCCAATCACATGTCCACGCTCTTCAGATATTCCGATCATGGAAGGATTCCGCACGAAATAGGGCTTGGAGATGGCGGCGATCAAGGCTACAGCATAGGTGATGTTCGATTCAACACCATGTACATGTCCATAGACAGCAGTCCGCTCTGGCTAATGGTCAACGCATCGCTTGAGAACTGGAGCCGAAGGTTCTTTTCATCGCAGGACGCGAAAGTAGTTTTTGACTTCTGCAAGACATGCGATGTGGATAATGACGGCCTGCTGGAGAACGATTTCAAGAGGGGGCTGATAGGATGGCCTGAGACATGGGCCAACATCAGAAATGGTAAAACGGTTGATGTGAACGCACTCTGGCTGGAGGTACTCAGGCTGTATGGAAAAAAATTCGGCGGTACAGAGTATGTGAAGGCCAGAGACAGATACATGTCCACCTTCTTCTCAGATGCACAGTCTGTGGATTTTGTTGACGAAGGATCGCATATAATAAGGAGTGCCATGCAATTTGTACCAGGCATATTCATGAAGGATGAGTCCGTCAAGCAGAGGATACTGGACATTTCGCGTGGCGTCATGACGCCATGGGGCATCAGATCAATGTCCGTCTACGATCCCATGTATGATGGCGGATACCATACAGGTACCGTCTGGCCACTGATGACCGGATGGTTCGTCATGGCCGCATACAACAATGGCGCTCCTGATCTGGCATTCGAACAACTTAGATCGTTCGTGGATCTGGCATTTTCAGCCGCAGATCCAGGTAGAATAAATGAGACCTACGACGCCATGTCTCCAACCCCCACTGGACAGTTTGCGCAGGGCTGGTCATCATCCATGTTCGTAATGTCCGTCATGCGCGGCATGCTTAACATGGATCCGATGGAGTTCGATCCGTCCAGATACAGCGGAGGCCATCAGCTCCCCGATAACTGGGATCGGGTTAGAGTATACAACATTCCATGGCGGGATAGGATCTTCGATATGACTTTCACAAGAGATTCATTCTCGTTCAGAGAGATAACGCAGACTGCGTCAGAGGGTGCAAGCAGATGA
- a CDS encoding ABC transporter ATP-binding protein — protein sequence MSVIIQNLSVRYGDKEILSNFNLKVDDGEFFVILGSSGSGKTTLLRSIAGLIPVDSGRIYIDDSDVTDLYPSDRNIAMVFQNFALYPHMTVFDNISLNLKIKHVPKEEIRKKVEEVAEILHISQHLDKYPRQLSGGEQQRVGIARAMVRDPSVFLMDEPLSNLDAKLRREMLGELRSFHEKVKKTIIYVCHDQDEAMALADRILVLNQGKIMQMGTPDDLYDHPANVFVAGFIGNPPMNILECDLEHKDEGTRIGISNAGYIDIDEIVPDGKAYIGLRPEILGMSEKDGLSAIFDYSINSGLNVEVHAKIGETPIRAVIPKDEVSSELRDLKNGEMFHVKVKPGRVYLFDRMSGSLIREVDYGTSRKVKEAD from the coding sequence ATGAGCGTCATAATTCAGAATCTAAGCGTAAGATATGGGGATAAAGAGATATTGAGCAATTTCAATCTCAAGGTGGATGACGGCGAATTCTTCGTCATCCTTGGATCGTCCGGAAGCGGGAAAACAACTCTCCTGAGGAGCATAGCCGGTCTGATACCTGTGGATTCTGGGCGAATATACATCGATGACAGCGACGTAACGGATCTGTATCCTTCGGATCGCAACATAGCCATGGTCTTTCAGAACTTCGCGCTCTATCCACACATGACGGTATTCGATAATATATCCCTCAATCTGAAGATAAAGCACGTACCAAAGGAAGAGATAAGGAAGAAGGTGGAGGAAGTTGCGGAGATCCTGCACATAAGCCAGCATCTTGACAAATATCCAAGGCAGCTCTCCGGCGGTGAACAGCAGAGGGTTGGGATAGCCAGAGCGATGGTCAGAGACCCATCAGTATTTTTGATGGACGAACCGCTGTCCAACCTCGATGCAAAACTACGCCGCGAGATGCTGGGTGAACTTCGTTCGTTTCACGAGAAGGTCAAGAAGACGATCATCTACGTGTGCCACGATCAGGATGAGGCCATGGCCCTTGCGGACAGAATACTGGTCCTGAACCAGGGAAAGATCATGCAGATGGGCACTCCTGACGATCTCTATGATCATCCCGCAAACGTATTCGTCGCAGGATTCATCGGAAACCCACCTATGAATATATTGGAATGTGATCTTGAGCATAAAGACGAGGGGACAAGGATAGGCATCTCCAATGCGGGATACATCGATATTGATGAGATAGTCCCTGACGGCAAGGCATATATTGGCCTCAGACCTGAGATACTGGGTATGTCTGAAAAGGACGGATTGTCCGCAATTTTCGATTATTCCATAAATTCTGGACTCAACGTTGAGGTCCATGCTAAGATAGGAGAGACGCCCATCAGAGCCGTTATTCCAAAGGATGAAGTATCTTCGGAGCTTAGAGATCTGAAGAACGGTGAAATGTTTCACGTAAAGGTAAAGCCAGGCAGAGTGTATCTGTTCGATCGCATGAGCGGTTCGCTGATAAGGGAGGTTGACTATGGTACTTCCAGGAAGGTCAAGGAAGCTGATTGA